A window of Vigna unguiculata cultivar IT97K-499-35 chromosome 4, ASM411807v1, whole genome shotgun sequence contains these coding sequences:
- the LOC114180525 gene encoding heat shock protein 90-1-like: MTNDKILVLAGEKSEMLSLVKKTFYSNKGIFLRELIINASNALDEIQFERLTKKNILNNDELIVRLILHKVNKTLSIIDNGIGITKVDLVDNLGVGFYSTYLVAHKVILTSKHNDDDQYIWDSQPGSSFFLTKDIDDQRLPRGTKITLFLKDDQLEYLEETTIKNLISKDCQQITHPIYLWSENTKDHWKLINNWLHDQEMRNKFVAQNLGKHLPDHLEFNVLFKLSLKSLKDLGAYANHGLSCWKIQFHEPFAL, translated from the exons ATGACAAATGATAAGATCTTGGTATTAGCAGGTGAGAAGAGCGAGATGTTAAGCTTGGTGAAGAAGACTTTCTATTCTAACAAAGGAATCTTTCTCCGTGAACTTATCATTAATGCTTCTAAT GCTTTGGATGAAATCCAATTTGAGAGGCTcacgaaaaaaaatattttaaataatgatgaACTAATTGTTAGATTAATCCTTCACAAGGTTAACAAAACACTTTCTATCATCGACAATGGTATTGGCATAACCAAAGTAG atTTGGTCGATAATTTAGGTGTTGGCTTCTACTCTACTTATTTGGTTGCTCATAAGGTTATCCTCACCTCCAAGCATAATGACGATGACCAATATATTTGGGACTCTCAACCTGgttcctctttctttttaaccaAGGATATCGATGACCAACGACTCCCTAGGGGAACTAAAATCACCCTCTTCCTCAAGGACGATCAA TTGGAGTACTTGGAAGAGACCACCATCAAGAATCTCATTAGCAAAGACTGTCAACAAATTACCCATCCTATTTACCTTTGGAGCGAGAACACCAAAGACCATTGGAAACTCATTAACAATTGGTTGCACGACCAAGAGATGCGCAATAAATTTGTGGCTCAAAATCTTGGAAAACATTTACCAGATCATCTTGAATTCAACGTTCTTTTCAAATTGTCATTGAAATCTCTTAAAGATTTGGGTGCATACGCAAATCATGGGCTCTCTTGTTGGAAAATCCAATTTCACGAACCTTTTGCGCTTTAA